The following coding sequences are from one Microtus pennsylvanicus isolate mMicPen1 chromosome 1, mMicPen1.hap1, whole genome shotgun sequence window:
- the C1H3orf52 gene encoding TPA-induced transmembrane protein isoform X1, with translation MEEGRAPSPREELELSTLELEREQEEQTPLSVQIQPSSAESPNPAQTDKESPWSPCNKTVFGRCKLWMVIVTIFLCFVVVITISLCLIGVTYIDEDENEIPELSSNKTFFVMLKIPEECANEEDLPHLLTKRLTDVYTQSPSLSRYFTSADIVDFSVENATVTYHLQFGVPAEDDGFMEFMMSEELVLGIVRQNFHDKNLSSCESLGQDPESLLLYE, from the exons GCTCTCGACgctggagctggagagggagcaggaagaacAGACGCCTCTCAGCGTCCAGATTCAGCCTTCCTCCGCCGAGAGCCCTAACCCAGCCCAG ACAGACAAGGAAAGTCCCTGGAGTCCCTGTAACAAGACGGTGTTTGGACGATGTAAACTGTGGATGGTCATTGTCACCATTTTCTTGTGTTTCGTCGTAGTGATCACTATAAGCTTATGCCTTATAGGAG TAACTTACATCGATGAAGATGAGAATGAAATACCTGAATTATCATCAAACAAAACATTCTTCGTCATGCTCAAGATTCCAGAGGAGTGTGCTAATGAAGAGGACTTGCCTCACTTGCTCACTAAAAGG CTCACCGACGTATATACACAGTCACCGTCGCTGAGTCGATATTTCACCTCTGCTGACATCGTGGACTTCAG CGTTGAAAACGCCACGGTAACCTACCACTTGCAGTTCGGAGTTCCAGCTGAGGATGATGGCTTCATGGAGTTCATGATGAGTGAAGAGCTGGTGCTTGGCATTGTGCGACAGAATTTCCACGATAAGAATCTGTCTAGTTGTGAGAGTCTCGGGCAGGACCCAGAATCTCTCTTGCTCTATG aatGA
- the C1H3orf52 gene encoding TPA-induced transmembrane protein isoform X2: MEEGRAPSPREELELSTLELEREQEEQTPLSVQIQPSSAESPNPAQTDKESPWSPCNKTVFGRCKLWMVIVTIFLCFVVVITISLCLIGVTYIDEDENEIPELSSNKTFFVMLKIPEECANEEDLPHLLTKRNFSLGPREHPIWLGWLTSVSQGSCCPCLPSTCSTSTKELTDVYTQSPSLSRYFTSADIVDFSVENATVTYHLQFGVPAEDDGFMEFMMSEELVLGIVRQNFHDKNLSSCESLGQDPESLLLYE; this comes from the exons GCTCTCGACgctggagctggagagggagcaggaagaacAGACGCCTCTCAGCGTCCAGATTCAGCCTTCCTCCGCCGAGAGCCCTAACCCAGCCCAG ACAGACAAGGAAAGTCCCTGGAGTCCCTGTAACAAGACGGTGTTTGGACGATGTAAACTGTGGATGGTCATTGTCACCATTTTCTTGTGTTTCGTCGTAGTGATCACTATAAGCTTATGCCTTATAGGAG TAACTTACATCGATGAAGATGAGAATGAAATACCTGAATTATCATCAAACAAAACATTCTTCGTCATGCTCAAGATTCCAGAGGAGTGTGCTAATGAAGAGGACTTGCCTCACTTGCTCACTAAAAGG aatttttCCCTGGGACCCAGAGAGCACCCAATTTGGCTAGGGTGGCTAACCAGTGTGTCCCAGGGATCctgctgtccctgcctccccagcact TGTTCTACATCTACAAAGGAG CTCACCGACGTATATACACAGTCACCGTCGCTGAGTCGATATTTCACCTCTGCTGACATCGTGGACTTCAG CGTTGAAAACGCCACGGTAACCTACCACTTGCAGTTCGGAGTTCCAGCTGAGGATGATGGCTTCATGGAGTTCATGATGAGTGAAGAGCTGGTGCTTGGCATTGTGCGACAGAATTTCCACGATAAGAATCTGTCTAGTTGTGAGAGTCTCGGGCAGGACCCAGAATCTCTCTTGCTCTATG aatGA